A window from uncultured Desulfobacter sp. encodes these proteins:
- a CDS encoding metal-dependent transcriptional regulator: MNSEQILSESLEDYLEVILELQIMNTVARSKDIAERLNIKCGSVTGTLKKLADRNLINYEPYGYITLTPKGDKIAKEITTRHNVFKHFLFKHVELDENIAEQTACRMEHAMNHKNFMKFKAFVKKLDA, translated from the coding sequence ATGAACAGCGAACAGATCCTATCCGAAAGTCTTGAGGACTATCTTGAAGTTATACTGGAACTTCAGATCATGAATACAGTTGCCCGGTCAAAAGATATTGCCGAAAGACTGAATATCAAATGCGGATCCGTGACCGGTACCCTTAAAAAACTGGCTGACCGGAATTTGATAAATTATGAACCCTACGGCTACATCACCTTGACACCCAAAGGGGATAAAATCGCCAAAGAGATTACAACCCGGCATAATGTGTTCAAACATTTTTTATTTAAACATGTGGAGCTGGATGAAAATATTGCAGAACAAACCGCTTGCCGCATGGAACATGCCATGAACCACAAGAATTTTATGAAATTCAAGGCGTTTGTTAAAAAACTGGACGCCTGA
- a CDS encoding DUF134 domain-containing protein: MPRPKRPRCISSKPAIKGFKPRGTVETGEVILSLEEFEVLKLIDYEGMDQSGAAQVMDVSRQTVGRVLKTARYKIAESLVTAKRLTVQGGCYEMRGRGKGRGWRHGCRTPQDG; the protein is encoded by the coding sequence ATGCCAAGACCCAAACGTCCCAGATGTATTTCATCCAAGCCTGCCATTAAGGGGTTCAAACCCAGGGGAACCGTGGAGACCGGAGAGGTCATCCTTTCCCTGGAGGAATTTGAAGTACTCAAACTCATCGACTATGAGGGGATGGATCAGTCCGGTGCGGCCCAGGTCATGGATGTTTCCCGACAAACCGTTGGCAGGGTCCTTAAAACCGCGCGATACAAAATCGCAGAATCCCTGGTGACGGCCAAGCGGCTCACTGTTCAGGGCGGTTGCTATGAGATGCGGGGCCGGGGAAAGGGCCGGGGGTGGCGGCATGGGTGCAGAACCCCCCAGGACGGTTAA
- a CDS encoding pyridoxal phosphate-dependent aminotransferase, with translation MNISKNIEALRYSVIREMSQIAAQYEDVISLGIGEPDFDTPAPIIEQAFEDAGNGHTHYTPAKGDPELIEKLSARLSKVLGKSVPPECLIITHGAMNGLANAFRTIMDPGDEVVVVEPHFPDYLAHITLAHAVPKYVPTGFDKGFLPDPADIEAAITPKTKIILINSPNNPTGTVVPQSLLEEIAAIAKVHDLCVVSDEVYDRISFEGRAASIYSCPGMENHSLVINSFSKTYAMTGWRVGFAYGPRPVVDQMVKVGNYSIACAASVSQRAAIAALDTPDEVIKQMSDTFERRMDLVCSRLEAMPGVRVRRPQGSFYVFADISRITNQSRQFALDLIKEEKVVVVPGYPFGQSCEGCIRIACTIGREKLVEAMDRLERFLAARSH, from the coding sequence TTGAATATTTCTAAAAACATTGAAGCCCTGCGGTATAGCGTCATACGGGAAATGAGCCAAATCGCAGCCCAGTATGAGGATGTCATCTCCCTTGGTATCGGCGAACCGGACTTTGACACCCCGGCCCCCATTATCGAGCAAGCCTTTGAAGATGCCGGGAATGGCCACACCCATTACACCCCGGCCAAAGGCGACCCTGAACTCATCGAGAAGCTGTCTGCTCGTCTGTCAAAGGTCCTTGGCAAATCAGTTCCCCCCGAGTGCCTCATTATCACCCATGGCGCCATGAACGGCCTGGCAAATGCCTTTAGAACAATTATGGACCCAGGGGATGAAGTTGTTGTCGTTGAACCCCATTTTCCGGATTATCTGGCCCACATCACTCTGGCCCATGCCGTGCCCAAGTATGTGCCCACGGGATTTGATAAGGGGTTTCTACCGGACCCGGCGGACATCGAAGCCGCCATCACACCGAAAACAAAAATCATTTTGATCAACTCGCCTAATAATCCCACAGGCACGGTGGTTCCCCAAAGCCTTCTGGAAGAGATCGCAGCCATTGCCAAGGTCCATGACCTTTGCGTGGTTTCCGATGAGGTGTATGACCGGATCTCCTTTGAGGGCCGAGCCGCATCCATATATAGTTGTCCGGGGATGGAAAACCATTCCTTGGTGATTAACTCTTTTTCCAAAACCTATGCCATGACCGGATGGCGGGTGGGATTTGCCTATGGTCCCCGGCCTGTCGTCGATCAGATGGTAAAAGTGGGCAACTACAGCATCGCCTGTGCCGCAAGTGTCAGCCAGCGGGCTGCCATTGCCGCCCTGGATACGCCTGACGAGGTGATCAAGCAAATGTCTGATACCTTTGAACGCCGGATGGATCTGGTCTGTTCCCGGCTTGAGGCCATGCCCGGTGTCCGGGTCCGCCGTCCCCAGGGCAGTTTTTATGTGTTTGCCGACATCTCCAGAATCACCAACCAATCCAGACAGTTTGCCCTGGATCTGATTAAAGAGGAAAAAGTCGTGGTGGTTCCCGGATACCCATTCGGGCAGTCCTGTGAAGGGTGCATCCGCATTGCCTGTACCATCGGCAGAGAAAAGCTCGTTGAAGCCATGGATCGCCTGGAGCGGTTTCTCGCCGCAAGAAGTCACTGA
- a CDS encoding TRAP transporter small permease, which yields MSRVISILHKIEDALLVSLLLTMIGLVVFQIVLRNGFDAGIVWADPLVRVLVLWLGLIGAMVASRTDNHISIDIVSKYLPRGLQRFTSLLIYLFTTFICALMTWHSARFVLMEKADGMSAFFSVPIWICEIVIPAAFGIITIRYALFFLENLIKIFTHRPLKHS from the coding sequence ATGTCCCGTGTGATTTCCATTCTCCACAAAATCGAAGATGCCCTGCTGGTCAGCCTGCTTTTGACGATGATCGGCCTTGTGGTATTCCAGATCGTTCTGAGAAACGGTTTTGATGCCGGGATCGTCTGGGCTGATCCCCTGGTTCGGGTGCTCGTCCTCTGGCTGGGGCTCATCGGCGCCATGGTGGCCTCAAGGACCGACAACCACATCAGCATTGACATTGTATCCAAATATCTGCCCAGGGGCCTCCAGCGGTTTACAAGCCTGTTGATTTACCTGTTCACAACCTTTATCTGCGCCTTAATGACCTGGCACAGTGCAAGATTTGTCCTCATGGAAAAGGCCGACGGCATGTCGGCATTTTTTTCGGTGCCCATATGGATCTGTGAGATTGTCATTCCCGCTGCATTCGGCATCATCACCATCAGATATGCCCTGTTTTTCCTGGAAAATCTGATCAAAATATTCACCCACCGGCCCCTGAAACATTCATAA
- a CDS encoding PocR ligand-binding domain-containing protein yields the protein MGKHLEKKIIALTQPLDPPEDIEFEDLFDLTETQKIQDEFARGMGVASLITHPDGTPITSPSNFCRFCALIRSAPKGLANCIASDESLGRPVKGGPNISRCLSAGILAGVVAVEIRGRHLGSWGIGQVRDENAPTTEEQIKKYALAIGVDPEELVKAYQEVPSMSRKHFEDITQVLFNLVNHWSTMAYQNIQQARLISDLKASRHEREQLQSQLIQAQKMEAIGRLAGGVAHDFNNMLTTILANAEIALMNTPPDARLTHNLKEIVKASKQSSDLTRQLLGFARKQAIAPKVLDLNKMIKDLTSMLRRLIGESIDLEWRPVADLWPVKADTGQITQILTNLCANARDGIPGVGKIIIETANKTLDENYCKAHEASIPGDYSCICVSDTGCGMTRETMATIFEPFFTTKAEGKGTGLGLANVYGIVQQNKGAIEVYSELELGSTFKIYLPRYMAAPDPDRQAPPEQDNIKGDETILVVEDDPGVLKITLAILKSQGYSVLIAVNPNEAIAICNEYKKTIDLLLTDVVMPDMSGPELVKTLIKKRPDLNILFMSGYSKEMIRHHGIHDDITPFVGKPFSAQTLSEEIRKIFDGTADGACL from the coding sequence ATGGGAAAACACCTGGAAAAAAAAATTATTGCTTTGACCCAGCCCCTTGATCCTCCGGAAGACATCGAATTTGAAGATCTGTTTGACCTTACGGAAACCCAGAAAATCCAGGATGAATTTGCCAGGGGTATGGGGGTTGCTTCCCTTATTACCCACCCGGACGGCACGCCCATCACATCGCCGAGTAATTTCTGCAGGTTCTGTGCGCTGATTCGCAGCGCCCCAAAAGGGTTGGCCAACTGCATCGCCTCTGATGAATCACTGGGCCGCCCGGTCAAAGGCGGGCCGAACATCAGTCGCTGTCTGAGTGCCGGGATACTGGCCGGCGTGGTTGCGGTCGAGATCCGGGGCCGGCATCTGGGCAGTTGGGGGATAGGCCAAGTACGCGATGAGAATGCGCCGACGACAGAAGAACAGATCAAAAAATATGCCCTTGCCATCGGGGTGGACCCGGAAGAATTGGTCAAGGCATACCAGGAAGTCCCATCCATGTCCCGCAAGCATTTCGAGGATATTACCCAGGTCCTTTTTAATCTGGTAAACCACTGGTCTACCATGGCCTACCAAAATATTCAGCAGGCCAGATTGATCAGCGACCTGAAAGCCTCCCGGCATGAACGCGAACAGCTGCAATCCCAGTTGATTCAGGCACAAAAAATGGAGGCCATCGGCCGCCTGGCAGGCGGAGTCGCCCATGATTTTAACAATATGCTGACCACCATTCTTGCCAATGCAGAAATCGCACTGATGAACACACCACCCGACGCGCGCCTGACTCATAATTTAAAAGAAATCGTGAAAGCATCGAAACAATCCTCGGACCTGACCCGGCAGCTTCTTGGGTTTGCAAGGAAACAGGCCATCGCCCCAAAAGTGCTTGATCTGAACAAGATGATAAAAGACCTCACCAGTATGCTCAGACGGTTGATCGGTGAATCCATTGATCTTGAATGGCGGCCCGTTGCCGATCTGTGGCCGGTCAAGGCAGACACGGGGCAAATCACGCAGATATTAACCAATCTGTGTGCCAATGCCCGTGACGGCATTCCGGGGGTGGGGAAAATAATCATAGAAACCGCCAATAAGACCCTGGATGAGAATTACTGCAAGGCCCATGAAGCCAGCATCCCCGGTGATTACAGCTGCATTTGTGTCAGTGACACCGGTTGCGGAATGACCAGGGAGACAATGGCTACTATTTTTGAACCCTTTTTCACAACAAAGGCCGAAGGCAAAGGGACTGGTCTGGGGCTTGCCAATGTCTACGGCATTGTCCAGCAGAATAAAGGCGCCATTGAAGTTTACAGCGAATTGGAACTTGGATCGACATTTAAAATTTACCTGCCCCGCTACATGGCTGCCCCCGATCCGGACCGGCAAGCCCCACCGGAACAAGATAACATCAAAGGAGATGAGACAATCCTTGTGGTTGAAGACGACCCCGGGGTTCTGAAAATTACCCTGGCCATTCTAAAATCCCAGGGATATTCCGTCCTGATCGCAGTTAATCCCAATGAAGCTATCGCGATCTGCAATGAATACAAAAAGACGATTGACCTGCTTTTAACCGATGTGGTCATGCCTGACATGAGCGGGCCGGAACTGGTCAAAACGCTTATTAAAAAGCGCCCCGACCTCAACATATTGTTTATGTCCGGCTACTCCAAAGAGATGATCAGGCACCACGGGATACATGATGACATTACCCCATTCGTTGGCAAGCCTTTTTCCGCCCAAACCCTGTCCGAAGAAATCCGAAAAATTTTTGATGGTACGGCCGACGGGGCATGCCTCTGA
- a CDS encoding TRAP transporter large permease subunit, with translation MTFTIIGLLIIFALMGAPLFTVIIAAAMYGFYLSEIDLSVMAIELYRIADTPILLALPLFTFAGYILGESNTSQRLVTLTRAFLGWMPGGLAIVAFVVCALFTAFTGASGVTIVAMGALLYPALTQAGYTDRFSLGLVTTSGSLGLLLPPSLPLILYGIIAQQMSGGEQVSIENLFLAGLFPALLMIVMLSIWSVWANRGNPLPLTRFSVKNCLSALRAAIWEVPLPLFVFFGIYSGYFAVSEAAAVTAMYVLVVEVIIYREISLKQLPGIIRESMVMVGGILLILGVSLALTNYLIDAEAPMKLFKFCETFVSNKLVFLILLNIFLLILGAMLDIFSAIIIMVPLILPVALEYGIHPVHLGIIFLANMQIGYFTPPVGMNLFIAGYRFKKPIDEIYRATIPFMLVLLLSVLIITYWPQLSLFLIS, from the coding sequence ATGACATTTACAATTATCGGCCTGCTCATTATTTTTGCCCTGATGGGCGCACCGTTGTTCACCGTAATCATTGCTGCGGCCATGTACGGATTTTACCTGTCTGAAATTGATCTGTCGGTCATGGCCATTGAGCTGTACCGAATTGCCGATACCCCTATCCTGCTGGCCCTGCCCCTGTTCACCTTTGCCGGGTACATTCTTGGGGAGAGCAACACCTCCCAGCGCCTTGTGACCCTGACCCGGGCCTTTTTAGGCTGGATGCCCGGCGGGCTTGCCATTGTGGCCTTTGTGGTGTGTGCCTTGTTCACCGCCTTTACCGGGGCCTCAGGGGTCACCATCGTGGCCATGGGGGCCCTGTTGTACCCGGCCCTGACCCAGGCCGGATATACGGATCGGTTCAGTTTAGGGCTGGTGACCACCTCGGGCAGTCTTGGGCTTTTGCTGCCCCCCTCTTTGCCCCTGATCCTTTACGGCATCATTGCCCAGCAGATGAGCGGCGGCGAGCAGGTCTCCATTGAAAACTTATTTTTGGCAGGTCTGTTCCCGGCGCTGCTTATGATCGTGATGCTCTCCATCTGGAGCGTCTGGGCCAACCGGGGAAATCCGTTGCCGCTGACCCGCTTTTCCGTTAAAAACTGCCTTTCGGCCCTGCGCGCTGCCATTTGGGAAGTGCCCCTGCCCCTGTTCGTATTTTTTGGGATCTATTCGGGATATTTTGCCGTGTCCGAGGCCGCCGCGGTAACGGCCATGTATGTACTGGTGGTGGAAGTAATTATCTACCGGGAGATTTCGTTAAAGCAGCTGCCCGGCATTATCCGGGAGTCCATGGTCATGGTGGGCGGTATTCTGCTTATTTTAGGGGTATCTTTGGCGTTGACCAACTACCTCATTGACGCCGAAGCCCCCATGAAGCTGTTCAAATTCTGCGAAACCTTTGTGTCAAACAAACTGGTGTTCCTGATCCTGCTCAATATCTTTCTGCTGATTTTGGGCGCCATGCTCGATATTTTTTCGGCCATCATTATCATGGTGCCGCTCATACTGCCCGTGGCCCTGGAATACGGCATTCATCCGGTCCATTTAGGCATTATCTTTCTGGCCAACATGCAGATCGGCTACTTCACCCCGCCCGTGGGCATGAACCTGTTCATTGCAGGGTACCGCTTCAAAAAACCCATTGATGAAATTTACCGGGCCACAATCCCCTTTATGCTGGTGCTGCTGTTGTCCGTGCTGATCATCACCTACTGGCCGCAATTGAGCCTGTTTCTAATTTCCTAA